In Plasmodium gaboni strain SY75 chromosome 11, whole genome shotgun sequence, the following proteins share a genomic window:
- a CDS encoding hypothetical protein (conserved Plasmodium protein, unknown function) — MRITFVKIINCFSSYLLIQLCLFKTCLNSKAYENDASPSFNKVPLSNGPLDLPSGVTINLGLRRRKYSSNEQKKDTYLKNALNDDAKILKESINKSNFGKPEWDNNSVEEKISYDFPPWLSEMISSSDKSKSTLGSLGVENLPDLNECKKINHLSKQMLCIIEGLDRIKEVYENAKDITSLTARVLAGGRLAVKALTRLKTLASTLENKQLMKSLGTPMATLILLQRESTSDRNRWLCGSILTLLTDLPVVSDLADIKTGSYGHVNVIMPRQSRVRNADRNILRLREGASPSYLINGYTTIQANYTT, encoded by the exons atgagGATAACttttgtaaaaataattaattgTTTTTCTTCCTATCTCTTAATTCaattatgtttatttaaaaCTTGTCTAAACTCAAAGGCATATGAAAATGATGCATCTCCATCATTTAATAAGGTTCCATTATCTAATG gTCCCTTAGATCTACCATCAGGTGTAACAATAAATCTAGGGTTAAGAAGGAGAAAGTATAGTTcaaatgaacaaaaaaagGATACATACTTGAAAAATGCACTTAATGATGATGCAAAGATATTAAAAGAGTCTATA AATAAGAGTAATTTTGGCAAGCCAGAATGGGATAACAATTCAGTTGAGGAAAAGATATCTTAT GACTTCCCTCCATGGCTATCTGAAATGATAAGCTCGTCCGATAAGAGCAAAAGTACTTTAGGCTCTTTAG GTGTTGAGAATTTGCCTGACCTAAACGAGTGCaagaaaataaatcatttatCAAAACAAATGCTATGTATAATTGAAg GCCTTGATCGAATAAAGGAAGTTTACGAAAATG CTAAGGATATCACTTCTTTGACTGCCCGTGTCCTTGCGGGAGGAAG acTAGCAGTGAAAGCTTTAACAAGACTGAAGACGTTGGCATCTACCTTGGAAAATAAGCAATTAAT GAAATCCTTAGGAACGCCAATG GCCACCTTAATATTGTTACAACGCGAATCCACCTCAGATAG AAATCGATGGTTATGTGGAAGTATCTTAACTTTATTAACTGACTTACCCGTAGTGTCTGACTTGGCTGATATAAAAACGGGTTCATATGGCCACGTTAATG TTATAATGCCAAGGCAATCCAGAGTTCGAAACGCAGatagaaatattttaagaCTAAGAGAAGGAGCTTCTCCATCATATCTTATAAACGGATATACAACTA TTCAAGCAAATTATAcaacataa